CGTAGCGCTCCCGGAAAACACCCGCAACCCCCAGCAGCACCAGTCCCGCGCCTGCGAAAGTCCACAGCGTGATCTCCTCGCCCAAAATGATCGCGCCCAAGATCACCGCGATCACCGGATTCACGTAGGCGTAGGTCATGGCCACGCTGGACGGCAGGAGTTTGAGGGCCTGCGTGAAGGCCGTGAAACCCAAAACCGAGCCGACCAAGACGAGATAACCCCAGGCCAGCCAGGCTTCGCCCGTTGGGGTGGGCAGCGTGTCGTCAACGAGGAGAATGCTGATGATGAAACCGAAGCCCCCGATGAGCTGCTGATACCCCGAGCTCACCTCCGGTGAAAGCCGGACTTTACGCCGGCTTTGAAGCACAGAACCGAGCCCCCAACTGCAGGAAGCAGCGAGCAGCGCGATCAACGAGTACAAATCGGCTTGCACGCCGCTCTGCAGCGAAGGGACGCTCAAAAGCACGATGCCGCCAAACCCCAGCAGCAGCGAGAACAGGAGCAGTAACGACGGTGGACGGCGATCGATCAGGGACTCGATGAAAGCGACCCAAATCGGAGTGAAGGCGACGATCAGTGCAGCCAATCCCGAATCGGCACGCATTTCCGCCCACCCCACAAGCCCGTTGGCGATGGTCCAGAAGAGAATCCCCGATCCGATGAGTATGAGCCATTCGTCTCGCTCGGGAAGCATGCGCTTCCTGCGAATCAACCCCCAGGCCAGGAGAATGATCCCCGCCAGAATCAGCCGCATGAAACCCAGGGTGAACGGTGAGAAACCTCCGCCGGGACGCACGGCGACGCGGATCGCCAGGTACGTGCTGCCGTAGGCGAGGTAAACGGTCAGCAGGCTGATCAACCCGACGGGGTCGATCGTTTCCTGCGCATCCTGTTTTCGCGCCGCATCCGGGCGTCCTTCCACCGAAGGCACTTTTTCTGCTGCCTGGGCTCCACTGCGGTTCATGCGCTGCTCCTCAACTATAAAGCAGAAGTGTACCAGGGACCGGCCCGGTTATCTATACTGAACGCCGTTTCGGTTCGCAGGCATTACCGTCAGTCAGCGATTCATGTCCCAGATGATTCGCAAACCATCGAGCGTGAGCCACGGGGCAACGATTTGAATCACCTTCGTTTCTGCCGCGATGATCTCGGTCAGTCCCCCCGTGCCGATGACCTTCATTTCGGGACCCAACTCGGCCCGGAAGCGATCCACCATGCCCTCCACCAGGCCCACGTAGCCGTAGAGCAAACCGGACTGCATGGCATGTACGGTATTCTTGCCGATTGCCGACGGCGGTCGGGAAAGGTCCACGCGCGGCAGCTTCGCCGTGCGTTGAAACAGCGCCTCCGCAGCAATGCCGATTCCCGGTGCAATCGCACCTCCCAGATAATTTCCCTCGGCGGAGATGGCGTCGAACGTGGTCGCCGTACCGAAATCGACGACGCAGGCCGGGCCGCCGTACAAGTGCTGCACCGCAGCCGCATCGACCACCCGGTCGGCGCCTACAGCCTTCGGATCCTCGTAACGGATGTGCACGCCGGTCTTCACACCGGCATCGACCACCAACGGCGTTTGGCCGATGTACACCTTGCACGCCTGTTGAAAAGTTCCCGTGAGCGGCGGCACGACTGAAGCCATCACCACACCGTCCACGACGTCCGGTTCACAGTCGGCGTGCTGCAGCAGCCCCAACATCTGCAGACCGTACTCGTCCGGCATGCGCTCGTGCGCCGTCGCCAGGCGCCAGGCGGCCTTCATTTCCGATGCCTGATACAGACCCAGGGTGATGTTCGTATTGCCGATGTCAATGGCTAACAACATGATTCGCCCTCCTCATCTGTTCCCTCACTCACCAACTACCATGTTGTCGATTAAACGTGTCTCGCCTACGAAAACGGCCATCGAAAGCAGCGCCCGTTCGATCTCTCCCGATAGTTCTTCCAGGGTTTCCGGATCGGCCACGGACACGTACTGCACCTGCGCCAACGGCTCGCCGGCGAGCACCGCCGACATCGTGTCACGCAGGGTTTGCGCCTCGCGCTGCCCGCTTTCGAACGCCTCCTCGGCCGCCGTCAACGAACGAAAAAGTACGGTTGCGGCTTTTCGCTGCGCTTCGTTCAAGTACGTGTTGCGGCTCGATTTCGCCAGGCCATCCGCTTC
The nucleotide sequence above comes from Anaerolineales bacterium. Encoded proteins:
- a CDS encoding EamA family transporter — encoded protein: MNRSGAQAAEKVPSVEGRPDAARKQDAQETIDPVGLISLLTVYLAYGSTYLAIRVAVRPGGGFSPFTLGFMRLILAGIILLAWGLIRRKRMLPERDEWLILIGSGILFWTIANGLVGWAEMRADSGLAALIVAFTPIWVAFIESLIDRRPPSLLLLFSLLLGFGGIVLLSVPSLQSGVQADLYSLIALLAASCSWGLGSVLQSRRKVRLSPEVSSGYQQLIGGFGFIISILLVDDTLPTPTGEAWLAWGYLVLVGSVLGFTAFTQALKLLPSSVAMTYAYVNPVIAVILGAIILGEEITLWTFAGAGLVLLGVAGVFRERYGGSS
- a CDS encoding type III pantothenate kinase, producing MLLAIDIGNTNITLGLYQASEMKAAWRLATAHERMPDEYGLQMLGLLQHADCEPDVVDGVVMASVVPPLTGTFQQACKVYIGQTPLVVDAGVKTGVHIRYEDPKAVGADRVVDAAAVQHLYGGPACVVDFGTATTFDAISAEGNYLGGAIAPGIGIAAEALFQRTAKLPRVDLSRPPSAIGKNTVHAMQSGLLYGYVGLVEGMVDRFRAELGPEMKVIGTGGLTEIIAAETKVIQIVAPWLTLDGLRIIWDMNR
- a CDS encoding pantoate--beta-alanine ligase — protein: EADGLAKSSRNTYLNEAQRKAATVLFRSLTAAEEAFESGQREAQTLRDTMSAVLAGEPLAQVQYVSVADPETLEELSGEIERALLSMAVFVGETRLIDNMVVGE